In Lujinxingia litoralis, a single window of DNA contains:
- a CDS encoding phage baseplate protein has product MSVTLVRPNGESLTFDASPTQSWSTSNQITDHPVEEGVTISDHARHQHLQVSITGIVSDSFVGEGGAEGDRITQALRFLNDAGENAELLELESRHARSGPWLLESWPYDVTHLRNLVFNITLREVRIAKVETRTLPRAEITDTEPPTKELGQCLLEECPEPEQKKVIEEPELKSALATIFDFFGRN; this is encoded by the coding sequence ATGAGCGTCACACTTGTACGACCCAACGGAGAGTCGCTGACCTTTGACGCCTCTCCCACCCAGAGCTGGTCCACGTCAAACCAAATCACAGACCACCCGGTTGAAGAAGGCGTGACGATTTCGGACCACGCCCGACACCAGCATCTTCAAGTTTCCATCACCGGAATCGTTTCCGACTCCTTCGTTGGCGAAGGCGGAGCAGAAGGCGATCGCATTACCCAGGCGCTTCGCTTCCTCAACGACGCTGGCGAGAACGCCGAGCTTCTCGAGCTTGAATCACGACACGCACGGTCGGGGCCCTGGCTTCTTGAAAGCTGGCCCTATGATGTCACGCATCTTCGCAACCTTGTTTTCAACATTACATTGAGAGAAGTGCGTATTGCGAAGGTTGAGACACGAACCCTTCCGCGCGCAGAAATTACTGATACTGAACCGCCAACTAAAGAACTTGGCCAGTGTTTGTTGGAGGAGTGTCCCGAGCCTGAGCAAAAGAAGGTCATTGAAGAGCCCGAACTGAAATCTGCATTGGCCACTATTTTCGACTTTTTTGGCAGGAACTAA
- a CDS encoding Gp138 family membrane-puncturing spike protein, whose amino-acid sequence MSERHPELIDVLQQVVRSELARVHTSLPGVIESYDATTQTAEVRIPIRFSRRDPDTGERVPYEPPPLPNVPIAWPAGGGGAYSDTWPLQRGDEVWLSFAERSVDEWLLTEGELVTPADVRRFSLSDAVATPVRSRGQLPGDAVASDARVIRGEKVRIGHAEATEALAIAKHVETRLNAIEDYIRTHEHAYIVPAIPASPGPTMKTLVDPTMLIGGSDPNAPSTTSGSTASAITFSL is encoded by the coding sequence ATGAGTGAGCGCCATCCCGAACTTATCGATGTGCTGCAACAGGTCGTTCGCAGCGAACTTGCCCGGGTGCATACCTCGCTACCGGGCGTGATTGAGAGCTACGACGCCACCACCCAGACCGCGGAGGTGCGCATCCCCATCCGCTTCTCGCGCCGCGACCCGGACACCGGCGAACGCGTGCCCTACGAGCCCCCTCCCCTGCCGAACGTGCCCATCGCCTGGCCCGCCGGCGGCGGCGGTGCCTACAGCGACACCTGGCCCTTACAACGAGGCGACGAAGTCTGGCTCAGTTTCGCCGAACGCAGCGTCGACGAGTGGCTGCTGACCGAGGGCGAGCTCGTCACGCCAGCCGACGTGCGCCGGTTTTCGTTGTCGGATGCGGTGGCGACGCCCGTGCGATCGCGGGGTCAGCTGCCGGGTGATGCGGTGGCGAGTGATGCGCGGGTGATTCGGGGGGAGAAGGTGCGAATTGGTCATGCTGAGGCAACCGAGGCTTTGGCGATCGCCAAGCATGTGGAGACCCGACTTAACGCCATCGAAGATTATATCCGGACCCATGAACACGCCTACATTGTGCCCGCGATCCCAGCTTCGCCTGGTCCGACTATGAAAACACTAGTCGACCCGACCATGCTAATCGGCGGCTCCGACCCCAATGCTCCCTCTACCACATCCGGCTCTACCGCCAGCGCGATCACCTTCTCTCTTTAG
- a CDS encoding metallophosphoesterase family protein, which translates to MTSSTLRLALPGDSPPNVIHLSDLHLRDATTLRNAQRLVDHIAWRFRNTPTLVVLTGDIIDTPDPGLWTQAETLLRPLRAANIPVVACPGNHDVAWMGLVGRERYRTMALQWLAQSAGAPPPELSWPRVYRAASLSLILCDSNQGHNKLATGQLGYPQRMALALACQSASERGDQVIVALHHHPMSDDPSLRLKDADALLHLLSSRCDVLLCGHLHQAAAWSEVWGIRRVYAADASTRSLRYRHLWYDAGRWLSSWVHLNQALLPPYPSASSS; encoded by the coding sequence ATGACCTCTTCCACACTCAGACTTGCTCTGCCCGGAGATTCGCCGCCGAATGTGATCCACCTCAGCGACCTCCACCTGCGCGATGCCACCACGCTGCGAAACGCCCAACGCCTGGTGGACCACATCGCCTGGCGCTTTCGCAACACCCCCACCCTCGTCGTGCTCACCGGCGATATCATCGATACGCCCGACCCCGGGCTCTGGACTCAGGCCGAGACGCTGCTCCGGCCACTTCGCGCCGCAAACATCCCGGTGGTGGCCTGCCCGGGCAACCACGACGTGGCCTGGATGGGACTGGTCGGACGTGAGCGCTACCGGACGATGGCACTGCAGTGGCTGGCGCAAAGTGCCGGCGCACCGCCGCCGGAGCTGAGCTGGCCGCGAGTCTACCGCGCAGCCAGCCTCTCCCTGATTCTCTGCGACTCCAACCAGGGCCACAACAAACTCGCCACAGGCCAACTCGGCTACCCTCAGCGCATGGCCCTCGCACTCGCCTGTCAATCCGCCAGCGAGCGGGGCGACCAGGTGATCGTGGCGCTTCACCATCACCCGATGAGCGACGATCCCAGCCTGCGGCTCAAAGACGCCGACGCCCTCTTGCACCTGCTCTCAAGCCGCTGCGACGTGCTGCTCTGCGGTCATCTGCATCAGGCTGCCGCCTGGTCAGAGGTCTGGGGCATCCGACGCGTGTATGCAGCGGACGCTTCGACCCGCTCGTTGCGCTATCGCCATCTCTGGTACGACGCCGGGCGGTGGCTCTCCTCCTGGGTCCATCTCAACCAGGCCCTCCTTCCTCCCTACCCCTCCGCCTCGTCGTCCTGA
- a CDS encoding phage tail protein — protein sequence MAKKKLTLGDVLDPTSLFPALRALRAINKALKVTSKTLKKIRSVTAEVVVRVTGNTTEAPAKDNPKESQKDGKNSEVEGGLKKQKEALDTFKTSLGELKTAATDLFNTVWGGLKKAGTTLFDMVKGAADSVRDVSKQADQYGVTVERLQQAMYASSKSGKDLQETLALLEKCDPEMLKLAAEAEPMGAVFSDEAISHFNIFNKEFDRIQGTINRFKNALVAGIMPSVLALLRRLNSWLDTNRELINSKIDVWAEAIGDAIEVLRNQFDHLDAFVQKIGGWETIFDGIAIALAGLGFLVVASKVGALWTSLTAVIAAFKAVGLVAAIALAKPLIIGAMITALIIGLALAIEDVIVFLRGGDSMLGRFLEKFGPLVKQMWNNLVTGVKDAINGIIAGFSSMVDGVKNYIKDLINGIIEDFYALVAHGRNLINGLFNSFVEFFTQLPLVFTLLTEGWNVLWDNLKQTLSDVLVGLRAEWDGFVNNLFNLLNTAGEKLREAFEGPLTWLKESFQGVLDTFETAKNALTNPGQAILDAGQGMLSRVSNAFAPDEEANLRSPGVGPQTQNASTQVNVHVEGSSASPADIGNEVARGAQQGMGRALRQTQAATAGGEL from the coding sequence ATGGCCAAAAAAAAGTTGACTCTGGGGGATGTGCTCGACCCGACCTCCCTCTTCCCGGCGCTCCGAGCCCTGAGAGCCATTAATAAGGCGCTCAAAGTTACATCTAAAACGCTCAAAAAAATTCGTTCCGTCACAGCGGAGGTCGTCGTTCGTGTGACCGGAAATACGACCGAAGCCCCCGCCAAGGACAACCCAAAAGAATCCCAAAAGGACGGTAAAAACTCCGAGGTTGAAGGTGGTCTTAAAAAACAAAAAGAAGCCCTCGACACATTCAAAACATCACTCGGAGAGCTAAAAACAGCCGCCACGGACCTTTTCAACACGGTTTGGGGAGGTCTCAAAAAAGCAGGAACCACGCTCTTCGATATGGTTAAAGGAGCAGCGGATTCTGTTCGAGACGTCAGCAAACAGGCGGATCAATACGGAGTCACCGTCGAGCGGCTCCAGCAGGCAATGTATGCCAGCTCCAAGAGTGGCAAAGATCTTCAGGAAACCCTGGCACTCCTGGAAAAGTGTGATCCTGAGATGCTCAAACTCGCCGCCGAGGCCGAGCCGATGGGAGCCGTCTTCTCTGACGAGGCCATCTCCCATTTCAACATCTTCAACAAAGAGTTCGATCGCATTCAGGGCACGATCAACCGCTTCAAAAACGCACTTGTCGCCGGAATCATGCCCTCCGTCCTCGCCTTGCTTCGGCGTCTCAACAGCTGGCTCGACACCAATCGCGAGCTCATCAACAGCAAGATTGATGTCTGGGCCGAGGCCATCGGTGATGCCATTGAGGTGCTGAGAAACCAGTTCGATCACCTCGACGCTTTTGTGCAAAAGATTGGCGGATGGGAGACGATCTTTGATGGAATCGCCATCGCTCTGGCCGGACTGGGATTTCTTGTGGTGGCGTCCAAGGTCGGCGCACTCTGGACCTCGCTCACCGCTGTGATTGCCGCGTTTAAAGCAGTCGGACTGGTGGCGGCGATCGCTCTGGCGAAACCCCTGATCATCGGTGCCATGATCACAGCGCTCATCATAGGTCTGGCGCTGGCCATTGAAGACGTCATCGTCTTTCTACGTGGTGGCGATTCCATGCTGGGGCGCTTTCTCGAGAAGTTCGGCCCCCTCGTAAAACAGATGTGGAATAATCTTGTCACCGGCGTCAAAGACGCGATTAACGGGATCATTGCCGGCTTCTCCTCGATGGTCGACGGGGTCAAAAACTACATCAAAGACCTCATCAATGGCATCATCGAAGACTTCTACGCTCTGGTCGCCCATGGCCGAAACCTTATCAACGGCCTATTCAACTCTTTTGTTGAGTTCTTCACCCAACTCCCTCTGGTTTTTACTCTACTCACCGAAGGGTGGAACGTACTCTGGGACAACTTAAAACAGACCCTTTCCGATGTCCTGGTAGGGCTTAGGGCCGAGTGGGACGGGTTTGTTAACAACCTTTTCAACCTTCTGAATACCGCCGGAGAAAAGCTACGCGAAGCCTTCGAAGGACCGCTCACCTGGTTGAAAGAAAGTTTTCAAGGCGTGCTCGACACCTTTGAAACAGCAAAAAATGCGCTGACCAATCCTGGCCAGGCCATCCTTGACGCCGGCCAGGGTATGCTCTCGCGCGTCAGCAATGCCTTTGCTCCCGATGAAGAAGCCAATCTTCGCTCTCCTGGCGTGGGTCCTCAGACCCAGAACGCCTCTACGCAAGTTAACGTGCACGTCGAGGGCAGCTCCGCCAGCCCGGCTGACATTGGAAACGAGGTGGCACGTGGCGCTCAACAGGGCATGGGACGAGCACTACGCCAGACGCAGGCAGCGACTGCCGGAGGTGAACTATGA
- a CDS encoding baseplate J/gp47 family protein, giving the protein MADHPWGLSDQGLEVPRFADYLTLIRDQYEAETGLQLDWGRDTFLGNITALMAQQLDQNAQLLHAVYDAQDPESASGVHLDKLCALTYVTRIPARASTVTLELTGDVGVTVPAGQHVEDNARQRWITDQAVTLIEQEGQGKAQVDAHSEEVGNINADAETITKIITPVAGWLSVTNPQKATAGRERETDSELRQRRKLSLQVQGGSSCAAIRGKLLALDFVKSAEVFDNPSNSTKTIAGVTAPPHTVVVYIYGKNSDGSLQDADQKREVAEVLYTTLSAGVRTAGNDESWAVTTADGAQNVVQWSYSEAVPVDVIVTLTGVNLTSVVVDATTNIIQAHFRALRVGETVHRLPLIVALAKLDGVTGVEVLFDGVDADVDVEPYQVATTGVPTILQG; this is encoded by the coding sequence ATGGCTGACCACCCCTGGGGCCTGAGCGATCAGGGCCTCGAAGTCCCTCGCTTCGCCGACTACCTCACCTTGATTCGCGACCAGTACGAGGCAGAGACCGGCCTTCAACTCGACTGGGGACGCGACACCTTCCTGGGCAACATCACCGCGTTGATGGCCCAGCAGCTCGACCAGAACGCGCAGCTTCTGCATGCCGTTTACGACGCGCAGGACCCGGAAAGTGCCTCGGGAGTGCATCTCGATAAACTCTGCGCCCTGACCTACGTCACCCGCATCCCGGCGCGCGCGTCCACCGTCACCCTGGAGCTCACCGGCGATGTGGGCGTCACGGTACCCGCCGGCCAACATGTCGAAGACAACGCGCGCCAGCGCTGGATCACCGACCAGGCCGTCACCCTCATCGAGCAGGAGGGGCAGGGCAAAGCGCAGGTCGACGCCCACTCCGAAGAGGTGGGCAACATCAACGCAGACGCCGAAACCATCACAAAGATCATCACCCCGGTCGCCGGCTGGCTCAGCGTGACCAACCCCCAGAAAGCTACCGCCGGGCGTGAACGAGAGACCGACTCCGAGCTGCGTCAGCGCCGCAAGCTCTCGCTCCAGGTGCAGGGCGGATCGAGCTGCGCCGCCATCCGCGGCAAATTGCTCGCGCTCGACTTCGTAAAAAGCGCCGAGGTGTTCGACAACCCATCCAACAGCACCAAAACCATCGCCGGAGTCACGGCACCACCCCACACGGTGGTGGTGTACATCTATGGCAAAAACTCGGATGGCTCACTGCAGGACGCCGACCAGAAGCGCGAGGTGGCCGAGGTGCTCTACACCACCCTCAGCGCCGGGGTACGCACCGCCGGCAACGACGAATCCTGGGCGGTGACCACCGCCGACGGCGCACAGAACGTCGTGCAATGGAGCTACAGCGAAGCGGTCCCCGTCGACGTCATCGTGACGCTCACCGGGGTTAACCTGACCAGCGTTGTCGTGGACGCCACCACCAACATCATCCAGGCCCACTTCCGTGCGTTGCGCGTGGGCGAGACGGTGCACCGTCTACCGCTGATCGTGGCTCTGGCGAAGCTCGACGGCGTCACCGGCGTGGAGGTGCTCTTCGACGGGGTGGACGCCGACGTGGACGTCGAACCCTATCAGGTCGCCACCACCGGCGTGCCCACCATCCTGCAGGGATAG
- a CDS encoding phage protein yields MNFQILKTHDFKQTVLSIGGQLIGGFGEEGGIEFEWGSDIGEDVVGADGEVTFSRTNDRRLYADITVMQTSAGYARLMALMRAQQAQSNIEELPFELSNPGTGERVACAYTVFKTRSDPTQQKQAQERTIRVLLPYAEVSGPETAL; encoded by the coding sequence ATGAACTTCCAGATTCTCAAAACGCACGACTTCAAACAGACCGTTCTCTCCATTGGCGGCCAGCTCATCGGTGGCTTCGGCGAAGAAGGCGGGATCGAATTCGAATGGGGCTCCGACATCGGTGAAGACGTCGTCGGTGCCGACGGCGAGGTCACCTTCAGCCGCACCAACGACCGTCGCCTCTATGCCGACATCACCGTGATGCAGACCTCGGCCGGATACGCCCGCTTGATGGCGCTGATGCGTGCCCAGCAGGCCCAGTCCAACATCGAAGAGCTGCCCTTCGAATTGAGCAATCCCGGCACCGGCGAACGGGTTGCCTGCGCGTACACCGTGTTCAAGACCCGCTCCGATCCCACGCAGCAGAAACAGGCCCAGGAGCGCACCATCCGCGTGCTGCTGCCCTACGCCGAAGTCAGCGGGCCGGAAACCGCCCTCTAA
- a CDS encoding phage tail assembly chaperone: MNELTIVDAKGTPHSYHIQPHPAGEGTRLVLQVMSLAAEPLGRLLESKLADMMNRFAEGEFGADTELSSLGAELGDIEWHAIAGDLRRVIAEVDGTRLIRDLLKYTRRDGKALGEQGNYDLAYQQNYLEMLKAVVQVIRINGFLGFTASLASE; this comes from the coding sequence ATGAATGAACTCACGATTGTCGACGCCAAAGGCACCCCCCACTCCTACCACATTCAGCCCCACCCGGCCGGCGAGGGCACTCGCCTGGTCCTGCAGGTCATGTCGCTGGCCGCCGAACCCCTGGGCCGCCTGCTGGAGTCCAAACTCGCCGACATGATGAATCGTTTTGCCGAGGGAGAATTCGGCGCCGACACCGAGCTCTCCTCCCTGGGAGCGGAGCTGGGCGACATCGAGTGGCATGCCATCGCCGGCGATCTGCGACGGGTCATCGCCGAGGTCGATGGCACCCGCCTGATCCGCGACCTCCTCAAATACACCCGGCGCGACGGCAAAGCGCTTGGCGAGCAGGGCAACTACGATCTGGCCTACCAGCAAAACTATCTGGAGATGCTCAAAGCCGTCGTGCAGGTCATCCGTATCAACGGATTTCTGGGTTTTACCGCATCGCTCGCGAGCGAATGA
- a CDS encoding phage baseplate plug family protein — protein sequence MIQRLPTFAEFPKHIMTLTLSGKVLRYQRTYRPRTGSWYVDIFDRDEKPLLLGRRLVGQQVVAGPEVLGVDGLIYARGPDEPRREDLGEALREYYVELDVLTPEVEDVADAFIVSVESNEEVP from the coding sequence ATGATCCAACGACTTCCAACCTTCGCCGAGTTTCCTAAACACATCATGACGCTGACGCTCAGTGGAAAGGTGCTCCGTTACCAGCGCACTTATCGGCCGCGCACCGGGTCCTGGTACGTGGACATTTTCGATCGCGATGAGAAGCCGCTGCTGCTGGGGCGCCGTTTGGTGGGTCAGCAGGTGGTGGCGGGGCCCGAGGTGCTGGGCGTGGACGGGCTGATCTACGCCCGTGGCCCGGACGAACCGCGTCGCGAAGACCTGGGCGAGGCGTTGCGCGAGTACTACGTCGAGTTGGACGTGTTGACGCCCGAGGTCGAAGACGTCGCCGATGCCTTCATTGTGTCTGTTGAGAGCAACGAGGAGGTGCCATGA
- a CDS encoding DUF3383 family protein, with product MAATHDSNISIDIILDAPSPSQAGFGIPLLVAQTDVAVAPENRVMGFSSAREVDDALTQGTISAGIAYRLKSSFAQQPRPSLIKLGLKSNDPAETYADALLAIEAADNLWYGLAIDSRLEADIAEAAAFAEARTMLFVAQSSDQSLLSAGLPVAYENLAVNERTVVVYHSDDSEAADLAWLANRLAFNPDTFSAPWDCRIFGVKPYSGSPMGSGERNAAMGNHINLVLPYGPVQTFVDPGVNLAGRPIYELLTRDWFALRLEQRVAQTKINISARGQKIPLGQQGISILRPLVEAQLAEGVAAGHFIPDQTEVVFIAPTQADIDAQRIRATGRAQLAVGARTFDFTFNFQRTAIHQED from the coding sequence ATGGCCGCAACGCATGATTCAAACATCTCCATCGACATCATCCTGGATGCTCCTTCGCCCTCCCAGGCCGGCTTTGGCATCCCCCTGCTGGTCGCGCAAACCGACGTCGCAGTCGCCCCCGAAAACCGCGTCATGGGCTTCTCCTCGGCGCGCGAGGTGGACGACGCCCTGACCCAGGGCACGATCAGCGCGGGCATCGCCTACCGCCTGAAGTCCTCCTTTGCCCAGCAGCCTCGCCCCTCGCTCATCAAACTCGGACTTAAGTCCAACGATCCGGCGGAAACCTACGCCGACGCCCTGCTGGCGATCGAGGCCGCCGACAACCTGTGGTACGGCCTGGCGATTGACTCGCGCCTGGAAGCCGATATCGCCGAAGCCGCCGCGTTTGCCGAGGCGCGCACGATGCTCTTTGTGGCGCAATCCAGCGATCAGAGCCTGCTCAGCGCGGGGCTGCCGGTGGCCTACGAGAACCTGGCGGTCAACGAGCGCACCGTCGTCGTCTACCACAGTGACGACAGTGAGGCGGCCGATCTGGCCTGGTTGGCCAACCGTCTGGCCTTCAACCCGGACACCTTCTCGGCGCCCTGGGACTGCCGGATCTTCGGCGTGAAACCCTACAGCGGTAGCCCCATGGGCAGTGGCGAGCGCAACGCGGCGATGGGCAATCACATCAACCTGGTCCTGCCCTACGGCCCGGTCCAGACCTTCGTCGATCCGGGCGTCAACCTGGCGGGGCGCCCGATCTACGAACTTCTGACCCGCGACTGGTTTGCCCTGCGCCTGGAGCAGCGCGTGGCGCAGACCAAGATCAACATCTCGGCCCGCGGTCAGAAGATCCCTCTGGGCCAGCAGGGCATCTCCATCCTTCGCCCCCTGGTCGAAGCCCAACTGGCCGAAGGTGTGGCCGCCGGGCACTTCATCCCCGACCAGACCGAGGTCGTGTTCATCGCGCCCACCCAGGCTGACATCGACGCGCAACGCATCCGCGCCACCGGTCGCGCTCAGCTTGCGGTCGGCGCCCGCACCTTTGACTTCACCTTCAACTTCCAGCGCACCGCCATCCATCAGGAGGACTAA